The following coding sequences lie in one Xiphias gladius isolate SHS-SW01 ecotype Sanya breed wild chromosome 24, ASM1685928v1, whole genome shotgun sequence genomic window:
- the tmem222b gene encoding transmembrane protein 222 isoform X1 yields MMADVVEKDTMKNYHIASEKINPEASRYPYCVVWTPIPVLSWLLPFIGHMGICTSTGVIRDFAGPYFVSEDNMAFGRPTKYWMLDVSKVYASGSNAWDTAVHDASEEYKHRMHNLCCDNCHSHVAMALNLMRYENSTSWNMVNLCLLALIHGKHVSCAGFLKTWLPFLMLMGIILTVALALNLR; encoded by the exons ATGATGGCGGATGTTGTTGAAAAAGACACCATGAAGAATTACCACATAGCGTCAGAGAAAATTAACCCAGAGGCCAGTCGCTACCCTTACTGTGTTGTCTGGACACCTATCCCCGTGTTATC ATGGCTGCTTCCATTCATTGGTCACATGGGAATCTGCACTTCCACTGGAGTCATCCGGGACTTTGCTGGACCTTACTTTGTCTCA GAAGATAACATGGCTTTTGGAAGACCAACAAA ATACTGGATGCTTGATGTTAGCAAAGTCTACGCTAGTGGCTCCAATGCCTGGGACACAGCAGTACACGATGCTTCGGAGGAGTATAAGCACAGGATG cacaACCTCTGCTGTGACAACTGTCACTCACATGTTGCCATGGCTCTTAATCTGATGCGATATGAAAACAGTACCTCATGGAACATGGTCAACCTCTGCCTCCTCGCTCTGATCCATGGAAAGCATGTCAG CTGTGCAGGCTTTCTGAAGACCTGGCTGCCTTTCCTGATGCTGATGGGCATCATCCTTACAGTGGCCCTGGCCCTCAACCTCCGGTGA
- the tpbga gene encoding trophoblast glycoprotein a has product MPDLARCIAFCALLCASHASCPPGCECSEAAHTVKCVSKDLRNIPNGIPGYTRNLFVTGNQISRIGPESFKGLDNVTNLSLSNNRISEVEYHTFAGLRSLRSLDLSNNQLAVIHPEAFTVLNQSLQELNLSGALYNHSSVMDLATSFRWSALGTLQGLDLSDNSLIYLPSRIFSHLTSLRRLQLSNNSLVAIHNSTFSGLEHLEELDLTLNALKTLPEEGLRELDSLPRAALVLGENPFTCTCGIEPFALWLNRSQGRIRNADGLVCAFPASMRNTSMLAVGTLTLGCHQRDAGADLALQTSYVFLGVVLGFIGLIFLFVLYLNRKGIKKRIYDMRDACREVWEGYHYRFEIDSDPRLSQVSTSADV; this is encoded by the exons ATGCCGGACCTGGCGCGGTGCATTGCTTTCTGCGCGCTCCTCTGCGCCTCTCACGCGTCGTGCCCTCCGGGCTGCGAGTGCTCGGAGGCGGCTCACACCGTGAAGTGCGTCTCCAAAGACCTGCGGAACATCCCGAATGGGATCCCCGGATACACCAGGAATCTGTTCGTGACTGGGAATCAGATCAGTCGAATCGGTCCGGAGTCTTTCAAAGGACTGGATAATGTGACCAACTTGTCTCTGAGTAATAACAG AATTTCCGAGGTAGAATATCACACGTTTGCCGGACTCCGCAGCCTTCGCTCTCTGGATTTGAGTAACAACCAGCTGGCAGTCATTCACCCTGAGGCCTTCACCGTCCTGAACCAGTCTCTGCAGGAGCTTAACCTGAGCGGCGCCCTCTACAACCACTCGTCGGTGATGGACCTGGCCACATCTTTCCGCTGGAGCGCCCTGGGGACCCTGCAGGGACTGGACCTTTCTGACAACAGCCTCATCTATTTACCCTCACGTATCTTCTCCCACCTGACCAGCCTGCGACGGCTACAGCTTTCCAACAACTCCCTGGTGGCCATCCACAACTCCACCTTCTCGGGTTTGGAGCACCTGGAGGAGCTCGACCTCACGCTCAACGCCCTCAAGACGCTGCCTGAGGAGGGCCTGCGAGAGCTGGACTCCCTGCCCAGAGCCGCTCTTGTGCTGGGGGAAAACCCGTTTACATGCACATGTGGAATTGAGCCTTTTGCCTTGTGGCTCAACAGATCACAGGGACGCATTCGAAACGCTGACGGCCTTGTGTGCGCCTTCCCAGCCAGCATGAGAAACACATCCATGCTTGCTGTGGGCACGTTGACTCTAGGATGCCACCAGAGGGATGCGGGGGCAGACCTTGCGTTGCAGACCTCTTATGTCTTCTTGGGTGTAGTACTGGGCTTCATAGGCCTCATCTTCCTATTTGTACTTTATCTCAACCGCAAGGGCATCAAGAAGCGGATCTACGACATGCGGGATGCCTGCAGGGAGGTGTGGGAAGGCTACCACTACCGCTTTGAGATTGACTCTGACCCAAGGTTATCACAGGTCTCCACGAGTGCTGACGTGTGA
- the tmem222b gene encoding transmembrane protein 222 isoform X2: MDLAKDDGVTANIFRWLLPFIGHMGICTSTGVIRDFAGPYFVSEDNMAFGRPTKYWMLDVSKVYASGSNAWDTAVHDASEEYKHRMHNLCCDNCHSHVAMALNLMRYENSTSWNMVNLCLLALIHGKHVSCAGFLKTWLPFLMLMGIILTVALALNLR, from the exons ATGGACTTAGCCAAAGATGACGGTGTGACGGCTAATATTTTtag ATGGCTGCTTCCATTCATTGGTCACATGGGAATCTGCACTTCCACTGGAGTCATCCGGGACTTTGCTGGACCTTACTTTGTCTCA GAAGATAACATGGCTTTTGGAAGACCAACAAA ATACTGGATGCTTGATGTTAGCAAAGTCTACGCTAGTGGCTCCAATGCCTGGGACACAGCAGTACACGATGCTTCGGAGGAGTATAAGCACAGGATG cacaACCTCTGCTGTGACAACTGTCACTCACATGTTGCCATGGCTCTTAATCTGATGCGATATGAAAACAGTACCTCATGGAACATGGTCAACCTCTGCCTCCTCGCTCTGATCCATGGAAAGCATGTCAG CTGTGCAGGCTTTCTGAAGACCTGGCTGCCTTTCCTGATGCTGATGGGCATCATCCTTACAGTGGCCCTGGCCCTCAACCTCCGGTGA